In the genome of Desulfovermiculus halophilus DSM 18834, one region contains:
- a CDS encoding GTP-binding protein, producing the protein MAKEKYARSKPHVNIGTVGHIDHGKTTLTA; encoded by the coding sequence ATGGCCAAAGAGAAGTATGCCCGGAGTAAGCCGCACGTGAACATAGGGACCGTGGGCCATATAGACCACGGCAAGACGACGCTTACGGCAG